A stretch of DNA from Pseudonocardia hierapolitana:
CCACCCGATCGTGCTCGCCGCGGTGCCTCCGGGCAGCCGCACGGCGCTCGACGTCGGCTGCGGCGAAGGCCAGCTCGCCATGCGGCTCCGGTCGGTCGTGCCGTCCGTGGTGGGCATCGACCGCGACGGGCCGACCCTCGAGCGTGCCCGCGCCGAGAACGGCGGCCCGGGAATCGAGTACGTGCAGGCGAACGTCCTGACCCACCCGTTCGAACCCGCCTCCTTCGACGTGGTCGCCTCGGTCGCCGTGCTGCACCACATGGACACCGCTGCCGGCCTCGAACGGATGCGCGACCTGCTGCGCCCCGGCGGCGTGCTCGCGGTGATCGGGCTGCCGCGCCCCCAGCGGCCGCGCGACCTGCCCTACGACGTCGCGGGCACCGTCGCCCTGCGCTGGAACCGGTGGCGCAACGGTGGGTACCGGGACGTCACCGCGCCGACGGTGTGGCCGCCGCCGGACACGCTCGCCCAGGTCCGGGACACCGCACGGCGGCTGCTGCCCGGCGTGCGGGTGCGCCGCCACATGATGTGGCGCTACTCCCTGCTCTGGACGAAGCCGGCCTGACCCCGGCCGACTCGAGAAGATCTCCGTCCATCCCGTTTCGCACACCCGAAGGTGGTTAACCCCCACTTGCCTCGGACCCTGGCGACGACGCCTCGCGA
This window harbors:
- a CDS encoding class I SAM-dependent methyltransferase, encoding MADPDPRWNHNIHYHPIVLAAVPPGSRTALDVGCGEGQLAMRLRSVVPSVVGIDRDGPTLERARAENGGPGIEYVQANVLTHPFEPASFDVVASVAVLHHMDTAAGLERMRDLLRPGGVLAVIGLPRPQRPRDLPYDVAGTVALRWNRWRNGGYRDVTAPTVWPPPDTLAQVRDTARRLLPGVRVRRHMMWRYSLLWTKPA